One stretch of Hevea brasiliensis isolate MT/VB/25A 57/8 chromosome 12, ASM3005281v1, whole genome shotgun sequence DNA includes these proteins:
- the LOC110635545 gene encoding zinc finger protein CONSTANS-LIKE 8, with the protein MTYEFSPLKTPKKEEQEAAESIVDDPANGRVDVMDEFDGVLGIEDDDEKFSKSNNVYGLTSWEFMDWEEEEPPNNENGEDEGTDHYSKFEDRSCRRFFEEDSHFCRIKREITAIGFLNGDDEDEYNRVSLNLNLNYQEVLDAWSDRGPLWANGSSLSSIPNNAYYMGEVPVMEEERTRREASVLRYKEKRHTRLFSKKIRYQVRKINADKRPRLKGRFVKRVS; encoded by the exons ATGACGTACGAATTCTCACCCTTAAAAACCCCAAAAAAGGAAGAGCAAGAGGCAGCAGAGAGCATCGTTGATGATCCTGCCAATGGAAGAGTCGATGTTATGGATGAATTTGACGGCGTTTTGGGTATTGAAGATGATGATGAAAAGTTTTCGAAGAGTAATAATGTATATGGGTTAACGAGTTGGGAATTTATGGACTGGGAGGAAGAGGAACCACCAAATAAtgaaaatggagaagatgaaggaaCAGATCATTACAGTAAGTTTGAAGACAGAAGCTGCAGGCGCTTCTTTGAGGAAGATAGCCATTTTTGTCGCATAAAGAGAGAGATCACTGCTATTGGATTTTTGAATGGCGATGATGAAGATGAGTACAACAGAGTTTCTTTGAACTTGAACTTGAATTATCAGGAAGTCTTGGATGCATGGTCTGATCGAGGTCCACTTTGGGCTAATGGCTCTTCTCTTTCTTCCATTCCAAACAATGCCTATTAT ATGGGAGAGGTGCCAGTGATGGAAGAAGAGAGAACAAGAAGGGAAGCAAGTGTTCTGAGGTACAAAGAGAAGCGCCACACTAGATTGTTTTCTAAGAAGATAAGGTATCAAGTTCGCAAAATCAATGCAGATAAAAGACCCAGACTAAAG GGTAGATTTGTGAAGAGAGTTTCATGA